One genomic segment of Gasterosteus aculeatus chromosome 6, fGasAcu3.hap1.1, whole genome shotgun sequence includes these proteins:
- the hmx3a gene encoding homeobox protein HMX3, with the protein MPETTQETCASAKDSPFFIKNLLNCDSKPSKPKPVLAATKAALEGGFSFSQVGEFSFPRFDLPAQRFSLPAHYLERTSAWWYPYALSSSSHLHRTEVIEKLAARDSSPTSGTDRDSPDLVLKSEPDVKDDDDEDEHNNKSGDEIILEESDTEEAKKDDLEEWKKRDDDKKPCRKKKTRTVFSRSQVFQLESTFDMKRYLSSSERAGLAASLHLTETQVKIWFQNRRNKWKRQLAAELEAANLSHAAAQRIVRVPILYHENSVSESGGAGANVPVSQPLLTFPHPGVYYSHPIVTSVPMLRPV; encoded by the exons ATGCCAGAGACAACGCAAGAGACGTGCGCTTCGGCCAAGGACTCTCCTTTCTTCATCAAGAACCTGCTGAACTGCGATAGCAAACCGTCCAAACCGAAGCCCGTTCTGGCCGCAACCAAGGCGGCTTTGGAGGGAGGATTTTCATTTTCCCAGGTGGGGGAATTCAGCTTTCCGCGCTTCGACCTGCCCGCGCAGAGATTCAGTCTACCGGCTCACTACCTGGAGCGCACCTCGGCGTGGTGGTACCCCTACGCCCTGAGCTCATCCTCCCACCTCCACAGAACCGAAG TTATTGAAAAACTAGCAGCCAGGGACTCCTCTCCAACTTCGGGCACGGACAGAGACTCGCCGGACCTGGTTCTCAAATCCGAGCCCGACGTCAAAGATGACGACGACGAAgatgaacacaacaacaaaagtgGCGACGAGATCATCCTGGAAGAGAGCGACACGGAGGAAGCCAAAAAGGACGACCTGGAGGAATGGAAGAAGAGGGACGACGACAAGAAGCCGTGCCGCAAGAAGAAGACGCGCACCGTGTTCTCCCGCAGCCAGGTGTTCCAGCTGGAGTCCACCTTCGACATGAAGCGCTACCTGAGCAGCTCGGAGCGAGCCGGCCTGGCCGCGTCCCTCCACCTGACCGAGACTCAGGTGAagatctggttccagaaccgGAGGAACAAGTGGAAGAGGCAGCTGGccgcggagctggaggcggccaACCTGAGCCACGCCGCGGCTCAGAGGATAGTCCGGGTGCCCATCCTCTACCACGAGAACTCGGTCTCGGAGAGCGGAGGCGCCGGTGCCAACGTGCCCGTGAGCCAGCCGCTGCTCACCTTCCCGCATCCCGGCGTCTACTACTCGCATCCCATCGTCACGTCCGTGCCGATGCTCAGACCagtttga